GCCGATGAAAGATGATTATGTCCGCATGGTTGATATCGCCAATCAGGGTGCGCGTGAGCTCGGTTTCAAGGATGTCGGCGCGATGTGGCGTTCCAACTATGACATGCCCGCCGATGAGTTCGGCAAGCTGACCGAAACTCTGTGGCAGCAGGTCAAGCCGCTCTATGATGAGTTGCATTGCTACACGCGTGGCAAATTGAACGAGGAATATGGCGATGACGTCCAGCCCGACAGCGGCCCTATCCGCGCCGATCTGCTGGGCAATATGTGGGCGCAGGAATGGGGCAATATCTACCCCATCGTTGCCCCTGAAGGCGCAGGCGATATTGGCTATGATGTCACCGAATTGCTCAAGTCCGAAGATTATGATGCGCTGAAAATGGTGCAGACCGGGGAGGCGTTTTTCTCCTCGCTTGGCTTTGAGCCGCTGCCCGAAACCTTTTATGAGCGCTCGCAATTTGTGAAACCCGCCGACCGCGAAGTGGTGTGCCATGCCAGTGCTTGGGACCTGGATAACAAGGACGATATCCGCATCAAAATGTGCATCAAGGTCAATGGCGATGACTTTGTCACCATCCACCATGAGCTGGGGCATAATTATTATCAGCGCGCCTATAAGGAGCAGAGCTATCTGCACCTTGACGGCGCCAATGATGGTTTTCATGAAGCGATTGGCGACATGATCGCGCTCGCGATTACGCCCGATTATCTGGTCGAGATCGGCCTGCTCCCCGCCGAGCAGGTACCAAGCGCCGATAAGGACCTGGGCCTGTTGCTGCGTCAGGCGATGGACAAGGTGGCGTTTCTGCCCTTTGGCCTGTTGGTTGACCGTTGGCGCTGGGGTGTGTTTGGCGGCACCATCAAGCCCGATGGTTATAACCCCGCATGGAATGCACTGCGCCTGCAATATCAGGGGATTACGCCACCAGTGGAGCGCCCCGACGAGGCTTTTGATCCGGGCGCGAAATATCACATTCCCGGCAACACGCCCTATACCCGCTATTTCCTGGCGCGGATTTTGCAGTTCCAGTTCTTCAAGGCCGCTTGCGACACGGCCGGATGGGAAGGGCCGCTGCACCGCTGTTCTTTTTATGGCAATGAAGAGGTTGGCGCGCGGCTGAACGCGATGCTGGAAATGGGCGCATCCAAGCCCTGGCCCGATGCGCTGGAGGCCTTTACCGGCACCCGCGAAATGGATGGCACAGCAATGGTCGAATATTTCGCGCCATTACAGGATTGGCTCAAAGAGCAGAATGCAGACAAACAAT
The sequence above is drawn from the Parasphingorhabdus sp. SCSIO 66989 genome and encodes:
- a CDS encoding M2 family metallopeptidase, whose amino-acid sequence is MLTISACALAMAMPQMVLAEETAPREDAGTGSDLEQARAFLEETEQELLAFSNEASKIYWINSTYLTHDTNALAAAAGAKGTEMSVRFALEAAKFADVEGLTAEERRKLDKLRGGIVLPAPTREGAATELSTIATRLQSQYGQGRGTKGGEEINGSDIEAAMGTTRDPELLKEMWSSWHDNVGAPMKDDYVRMVDIANQGARELGFKDVGAMWRSNYDMPADEFGKLTETLWQQVKPLYDELHCYTRGKLNEEYGDDVQPDSGPIRADLLGNMWAQEWGNIYPIVAPEGAGDIGYDVTELLKSEDYDALKMVQTGEAFFSSLGFEPLPETFYERSQFVKPADREVVCHASAWDLDNKDDIRIKMCIKVNGDDFVTIHHELGHNYYQRAYKEQSYLHLDGANDGFHEAIGDMIALAITPDYLVEIGLLPAEQVPSADKDLGLLLRQAMDKVAFLPFGLLVDRWRWGVFGGTIKPDGYNPAWNALRLQYQGITPPVERPDEAFDPGAKYHIPGNTPYTRYFLARILQFQFFKAACDTAGWEGPLHRCSFYGNEEVGARLNAMLEMGASKPWPDALEAFTGTREMDGTAMVEYFAPLQDWLKEQNADKQCGW